The Brachyspira aalborgi genome has a segment encoding these proteins:
- a CDS encoding ADP-ribosylglycohydrolase family protein — MLGAIIGDIVGSIYEFDNIKTKDFNLFTNEMFFTDDTVMTVAIADAIINGAKPENFILSMKKWGVDYIDKSYGRSFRRWLKSENSEPYNSWGNGSAMRVSPCGWVAKLSEPFEEGLKLTEDLAKKSAEVTHNHPEGIKGAQATASSIFFMRHGKSKNAIEEYKNKLKDYIQNKYKYDLNFTLNEIRPSYAFNESCQKTVPQAIVSFLESENFEDAIRNAISIGGDSDTLAAITGSIAEASYGIPEDIKEKAISYLDNKIKELYNKWVNFINLKN, encoded by the coding sequence ATGCTTGGAGCTATAATTGGAGATATTGTCGGTTCTATATACGAATTCGACAATATTAAAACAAAAGATTTTAATCTATTTACAAACGAAATGTTTTTTACGGACGATACGGTTATGACTGTAGCGATTGCGGACGCCATTATAAACGGTGCTAAACCCGAAAATTTTATTTTGTCAATGAAAAAATGGGGAGTCGATTATATTGATAAAAGTTATGGGCGTTCTTTTAGAAGATGGCTTAAATCCGAAAATTCCGAGCCTTATAACAGCTGGGGAAACGGTTCTGCGATGCGAGTGTCTCCATGCGGCTGGGTTGCAAAATTAAGCGAACCTTTTGAAGAAGGATTAAAATTAACGGAAGATTTGGCTAAAAAATCCGCCGAAGTTACGCATAATCATCCCGAAGGAATAAAAGGAGCGCAAGCTACGGCATCGTCAATATTTTTTATGCGTCATGGAAAATCAAAAAACGCTATTGAAGAATATAAAAATAAACTTAAAGATTATATACAAAATAAATATAAATACGATTTAAATTTTACTCTAAATGAAATTCGTCCTTCTTACGCTTTTAATGAAAGTTGTCAAAAAACCGTTCCTCAAGCCATAGTTTCATTTTTGGAAAGCGAAAATTTTGAAGACGCAATAAGAAATGCAATTTCAATCGGAGGCGATAGCGATACTCTTGCTGCAATTACGGGAAGCATTGCAGAAGCCTCCTACGGAATTCCCGAAGATATAAAAGAGAAAGCTATAAGTTATTTAGATAATAAAATTAAAGAATTATATAATAAATGGGTTAATTTTATCAACTTAAAAAATTAA